The following are encoded together in the Nocardioides thalensis genome:
- a CDS encoding ATP-dependent Clp protease proteolytic subunit: MNGTPGGISFLDDNIYSRLLRERIVFLGSEVRDQNANAICAQLLLLSAEDPEADIFLHINSPGGSVDAGMAIYDTMNYIPNDVATVGMGLAASMGQFLLCAGAKGKRYALPHARIMMHQPSSGMGGSASDIKIQAQQSLHIKKVLLDLISEHTGQSVEQVTADADRDRWFTAAEALDYGLVDKVIKSAKEASSEGRPAHKKD, encoded by the coding sequence ATGAACGGCACGCCGGGGGGCATCAGCTTCCTCGACGACAACATCTACAGCCGCCTGCTCCGCGAGCGGATCGTCTTCCTCGGCTCCGAGGTGCGCGACCAGAACGCCAACGCGATCTGCGCCCAGCTGCTCCTGCTGTCGGCCGAGGACCCCGAAGCCGACATCTTCCTCCACATCAACAGCCCCGGTGGCTCCGTCGACGCCGGCATGGCGATCTACGACACCATGAACTACATCCCCAACGACGTCGCAACGGTCGGCATGGGCCTGGCCGCGTCGATGGGCCAGTTCCTGCTGTGTGCCGGCGCGAAGGGCAAGCGCTACGCGTTGCCCCACGCGCGGATCATGATGCACCAGCCGTCGTCCGGCATGGGCGGCTCGGCCTCCGACATCAAGATCCAGGCCCAGCAGTCGCTGCACATCAAGAAGGTGCTGCTCGACCTCATCTCCGAGCACACCGGCCAGTCGGTCGAGCAGGTCACCGCCGACGCCGACCGCGACCGGTGGTTCACCGCGGCGGAGGCGCTCGACTACGGCCTGGTCGACAAGGTCATCAAGAGCGCCAAGGAAGCCTCCAGCGAGGGCCGCCCGGCCCACAAGAAGGACTGA
- a CDS encoding SRPBCC family protein, whose protein sequence is MTNTGAERELRAEAVVAAPPEKVWALLTDFSNMADWSPETVKMLPMLRGGLRQGQQYLGINRRKAIVWPTRNVVADVQTGRRLVWDTRSSGSQWVWELEPVEGGTRVVHRRPVPKGNTALSKVFAAAFLGGKEGHADELEEGMATTVARLKAAAER, encoded by the coding sequence ATGACGAACACCGGCGCCGAGCGCGAGCTGCGGGCCGAGGCGGTCGTGGCCGCCCCGCCCGAGAAGGTGTGGGCCCTCCTCACCGACTTCTCCAACATGGCCGACTGGAGTCCCGAGACGGTCAAGATGCTCCCGATGCTGCGGGGCGGGCTGCGCCAGGGCCAGCAGTACCTCGGCATCAACCGGCGCAAGGCCATCGTCTGGCCGACCCGCAACGTCGTCGCCGACGTCCAGACGGGCAGGCGGCTGGTGTGGGACACCAGGTCCAGCGGCTCGCAGTGGGTCTGGGAGCTCGAGCCCGTCGAGGGCGGCACCCGGGTGGTGCACCGCCGGCCGGTCCCGAAGGGCAACACGGCCCTCAGCAAGGTCTTCGCCGCGGCCTTCCTGGGCGGCAAGGAGGGCCACGCCGACGAGCTCGAGGAGGGCATGGCGACGACCGTCGCCCGCCTGAAGGCCGCCGCCGAGCGCTGA
- a CDS encoding alpha/beta hydrolase, translating into MPVPATSTPGPSVLDALALLTSVADDLVLATVRDTHDAVAKRSYGTLGLGLGPAVKPPQAVHRAIATTVFTGLGLALRGSSKGLDRLAATGVGPALEDDPRGRLLTAAVNGLIGDELLRDRPQLAIPMAVRHEGRDVDVYDPAAVAEAFPEATSRVVVFLHGLCEDEQAWQLHREHTGTTYGEALADDGWTPVFLRANTGLPIRRNGVALAALVQRLVDSWPTDVDRIALVGHSMGALIMRASAAVMAEGNAPAEWTTKVSDVVSLGAPHRGSWFAVGAGHTSRGLARLKETAAFGRIIDRQSEGITDLVEGLNEDVPPLGHARYRLVSATVTRTGHNPIGGIFGDGLVAPLSASGRDRQGRELFPDATVLRVGRTDHFGLLNHPRVLDALREWLAAAG; encoded by the coding sequence ATGCCGGTTCCTGCCACCTCCACGCCCGGACCGTCGGTGCTCGACGCGCTCGCGCTGCTGACCTCGGTGGCCGACGACCTCGTGCTCGCGACCGTCCGCGACACCCACGACGCCGTGGCGAAGCGCTCCTACGGCACGCTCGGGCTCGGCCTCGGCCCCGCGGTCAAGCCGCCGCAGGCCGTGCACCGCGCCATCGCCACCACCGTCTTCACCGGCCTCGGGCTCGCGCTGCGGGGGAGCAGCAAGGGCCTCGACCGGCTGGCGGCCACCGGCGTCGGCCCGGCCCTCGAGGACGACCCGCGCGGCCGGCTCCTGACCGCGGCCGTCAACGGCCTGATCGGCGACGAGCTGCTCCGCGACCGGCCGCAGCTGGCGATCCCGATGGCGGTGCGCCACGAGGGCCGCGACGTCGACGTCTACGACCCGGCCGCGGTCGCGGAGGCGTTCCCGGAGGCCACCTCCCGGGTCGTCGTCTTCCTGCACGGCCTCTGCGAGGACGAGCAGGCCTGGCAGCTGCACCGCGAGCACACCGGCACGACGTACGGCGAGGCGCTCGCCGACGACGGCTGGACCCCGGTGTTCCTCCGCGCCAACACCGGCCTCCCGATCCGCCGCAACGGCGTCGCGCTCGCCGCGCTCGTGCAGCGGCTCGTCGACAGCTGGCCGACCGACGTCGACCGGATCGCCCTCGTGGGCCACTCGATGGGTGCGCTGATCATGCGCGCGTCGGCGGCGGTCATGGCCGAGGGCAACGCCCCGGCGGAGTGGACCACGAAGGTCTCCGACGTGGTCAGCCTCGGCGCGCCTCACCGCGGCTCCTGGTTCGCGGTCGGCGCCGGCCACACCAGCCGCGGTCTCGCCCGGCTGAAGGAGACCGCGGCCTTCGGCAGGATCATCGATCGCCAGTCCGAGGGCATCACCGACCTGGTCGAGGGCCTGAACGAGGACGTCCCGCCGCTCGGCCACGCGCGGTACCGCCTGGTCTCGGCGACCGTCACCCGCACCGGCCACAACCCGATCGGCGGGATCTTCGGCGACGGCCTGGTCGCCCCGCTCTCCGCGTCCGGCCGCGACCGGCAGGGCCGTGAGCTGTTCCCCGACGCGACCGTGCTCCGGGTCGGCCGCACCGACCACTTCGGCCTGCTCAACCACCCGCGGGTGCTGGACGCGCTCCGCGAGTGGCTGGCGGCCGCTGGTTGA
- the tig gene encoding trigger factor — MKSAVETLSPTRAKLTVEVPFEELKPSLDAAYKQIAQQINIPGFRRGKVPPQVIDRQVGRGAVLDQAVNDVLPKAYVEALQENSLTPLAQPEIELTKLEDNDVLEFTAEVDIKPEITLPETEGLEASVEDAVVTDEDVEEQVKALQERFATLIDVERPAQDGDFVVIDLKASKDGETVEGAEITGFSYKVGRGGMIDGLDEALIGVSAGETKTFTSQLANGDLVGEDVDVEVTVSQVQEQELPELDDEFAQLASEFDTFAELQDDVRERLVRGKRLEQAAEARDAVLEALLDRVEIPLPEGIVTEELNARRQSIEQQLAYAGMTLDKYLEDEGQTLEEYEADLDRRVRDAVAAQFLLDEIAEKSEIGVDQQELTQHMLRRAQQSGQDPQEFVNHMLEHNHVPEMVQEIRRGKALAELVEDAVVKDASGNVVELKNLLPDGSYGDPAAEGDEAAEGDDIASAAPVNAPEELVQDDK, encoded by the coding sequence GTGAAGAGCGCCGTCGAGACCTTGAGCCCGACCCGGGCCAAGCTGACCGTCGAGGTGCCCTTCGAGGAGCTCAAGCCGAGCCTCGACGCGGCCTACAAGCAGATCGCCCAGCAGATCAACATCCCGGGCTTCCGTCGCGGCAAGGTGCCGCCGCAGGTCATCGACCGCCAGGTGGGTCGCGGCGCCGTCCTCGACCAGGCCGTCAACGACGTGCTGCCGAAGGCGTACGTCGAGGCGCTCCAGGAGAACTCCCTCACCCCGCTGGCCCAGCCCGAGATCGAGCTGACCAAGCTGGAGGACAACGACGTGCTCGAGTTCACCGCCGAGGTGGACATCAAGCCGGAGATCACCCTCCCCGAGACCGAGGGCCTCGAGGCCAGCGTCGAGGACGCGGTCGTCACCGACGAGGACGTCGAGGAGCAGGTCAAGGCGCTCCAGGAGCGGTTCGCGACGCTGATCGACGTCGAGCGCCCGGCCCAGGACGGCGACTTCGTCGTCATCGACCTCAAGGCGAGCAAGGACGGCGAGACCGTCGAGGGCGCGGAGATCACCGGCTTCTCCTACAAGGTCGGCCGCGGCGGCATGATCGACGGCCTCGACGAGGCGCTGATCGGCGTGTCCGCCGGCGAGACCAAGACCTTCACCTCCCAGCTCGCCAACGGCGACCTGGTCGGCGAGGACGTCGACGTCGAGGTCACCGTCAGCCAGGTCCAGGAGCAGGAGCTCCCCGAGCTCGACGACGAGTTCGCCCAGCTCGCCTCGGAGTTCGACACCTTCGCCGAGCTCCAGGACGACGTCCGCGAGCGCCTGGTCCGCGGCAAGCGGCTCGAGCAGGCGGCCGAGGCGCGCGACGCGGTGCTCGAGGCGCTGCTCGACCGGGTCGAGATCCCGCTGCCCGAGGGCATCGTGACCGAGGAGCTCAACGCCCGCCGCCAGAGCATCGAGCAGCAGCTCGCCTACGCCGGCATGACGCTCGACAAGTACCTCGAGGACGAGGGCCAGACGCTGGAGGAGTACGAGGCCGACCTCGACCGCCGCGTGCGCGACGCCGTCGCCGCCCAGTTCCTCCTCGACGAGATCGCCGAGAAGTCGGAGATCGGCGTCGACCAGCAGGAGCTGACCCAGCACATGCTGCGCCGCGCGCAGCAGTCGGGCCAGGACCCGCAGGAGTTCGTCAACCACATGCTCGAGCACAACCACGTGCCCGAGATGGTCCAGGAGATCCGCCGCGGCAAGGCCCTCGCCGAGCTCGTCGAGGACGCCGTCGTCAAGGACGCCTCCGGCAACGTCGTCGAGCTGAAGAACCTGCTCCCCGACGGCTCGTACGGCGACCCGGCCGCCGAGGGCGACGAGGCCGCCGAGGGCGACGACATCGCGTCCGCCGCCCCGGTCAACGCGCCCGAGGAGCTCGTCCAGGACGACAAGTAG
- a CDS encoding PP2C family protein-serine/threonine phosphatase yields MRLLWLRRWGSVPRSQWIALAALCLVAVAAMVTTVWDGDVEYPFGMLVPLLLAVVFLDNRIMSWFIGVEIALVATIAVGWGQNAIEVACLVLVVLLCLLVLALVLRDRPIGVTARRGESMLVDLRDRILAQGQIPELPDRWLVESSLSSAGGSPFAGDFVVATTRERGRRLEMALVDVSGKGEAAGTRALQLSGAMGGLLGALPPDQFLSAANEYLLARRWAEGFATAVHLSLDLLTGDYEIRAAGHPPPVQRHAGSGRWELLPTEGMILGLVEGVQYDGVRGRLARGDALLLYTDGMVEEPRKDIDLGIDAMLGTTESLLRGSWDGMARRLTAAVGSRDDDRALMLVHRR; encoded by the coding sequence ATGAGGCTCCTGTGGCTGCGGCGGTGGGGCTCCGTGCCCCGGTCGCAGTGGATCGCGCTCGCCGCGCTGTGCCTGGTCGCGGTCGCTGCCATGGTCACGACCGTCTGGGACGGCGACGTCGAGTACCCGTTCGGCATGCTCGTGCCCCTGCTGCTCGCCGTGGTCTTCCTCGACAACCGGATCATGAGCTGGTTCATCGGCGTCGAGATCGCGCTCGTCGCCACGATCGCGGTCGGCTGGGGGCAGAACGCGATCGAGGTCGCGTGCCTGGTGCTCGTGGTCCTGCTCTGCCTCCTCGTGCTGGCGCTGGTGCTGCGGGACCGGCCGATCGGGGTGACCGCGCGCCGCGGCGAGTCCATGCTGGTCGACCTGCGCGACCGGATCCTCGCCCAGGGCCAGATCCCCGAGCTCCCCGACCGGTGGCTGGTGGAGTCGTCGCTGTCGTCGGCGGGCGGCTCGCCCTTCGCGGGCGACTTCGTGGTCGCCACCACGCGCGAGCGCGGCCGCCGGTTGGAGATGGCGCTCGTCGACGTCTCGGGCAAGGGCGAGGCGGCCGGCACCCGGGCGCTCCAGCTCTCCGGCGCGATGGGCGGCCTGCTCGGCGCGCTGCCGCCGGACCAGTTCCTCTCCGCCGCCAACGAGTACCTGCTGGCGCGGCGCTGGGCCGAGGGCTTCGCGACCGCCGTGCACCTCTCCCTCGACCTGCTCACCGGCGACTACGAGATCCGCGCCGCCGGCCACCCGCCGCCGGTGCAGCGGCACGCCGGCTCGGGCCGCTGGGAGCTGCTGCCCACCGAGGGCATGATCCTGGGCCTGGTCGAGGGCGTGCAGTACGACGGGGTGCGCGGGCGGCTCGCGCGCGGCGACGCGCTCCTGCTCTACACCGACGGGATGGTCGAGGAGCCGCGCAAGGACATCGACCTCGGCATCGACGCCATGCTCGGTACCACCGAGTCGCTGCTGCGCGGGTCGTGGGACGGGATGGCGCGGCGGCTCACCGCCGCCGTCGGCTCGCGCGACGACGACCGCGCGCTGATGCTCGTCCACCGCCGCTAG
- a CDS encoding Fpg/Nei family DNA glycosylase, whose amino-acid sequence MPEGHTLHRLANELREVFGGRVVRIGSPQGRFADGAAVVDGSRVLGAEAWGKHLFVEFEGDRFVHVHLGLYGTFDVHPAVEEIPLPVGQVRLRIATASSYADLRGATTCALVTLAERDAVVARSGPDPLRKDADPDRAWARIGRSAAPIGTLLMDQSVVAGVGNVYRAEVLFRHRIHPLRPGRTLRRTQWQAMWDDLVELMEYGVRTGRIDTVREEHTPEAMGRPPRVDDHGGEVYVYRRTGQPCHVCTRPVRTQVLGGRNLFWCGRCQPVFRSRARDGRAA is encoded by the coding sequence ATGCCTGAGGGGCACACCCTCCACCGGCTCGCCAACGAGCTCCGGGAGGTGTTCGGAGGGAGGGTGGTCCGCATCGGCAGCCCGCAGGGGCGTTTCGCCGACGGCGCCGCCGTGGTCGACGGGAGCCGCGTCCTGGGCGCCGAGGCCTGGGGCAAGCACCTCTTCGTCGAGTTCGAGGGCGACCGGTTCGTCCACGTCCACCTCGGGCTCTACGGCACCTTCGACGTCCACCCTGCCGTCGAGGAGATCCCGCTCCCCGTCGGCCAGGTGCGGCTGCGCATCGCCACGGCGTCGTCGTACGCCGACCTCCGGGGCGCGACCACCTGCGCCCTGGTGACGCTCGCCGAGCGGGACGCCGTCGTAGCCCGGTCCGGGCCCGACCCGCTGCGCAAGGACGCCGACCCCGACCGCGCGTGGGCGCGGATCGGCCGCAGCGCGGCACCGATCGGCACCCTGCTGATGGACCAGTCGGTGGTCGCCGGCGTCGGCAACGTCTACCGCGCCGAGGTGCTGTTCCGGCACCGCATCCACCCGCTGCGGCCCGGCCGGACGCTGCGGCGTACCCAGTGGCAGGCGATGTGGGACGACCTCGTCGAGCTGATGGAGTACGGCGTCCGCACCGGACGCATCGACACCGTGCGCGAGGAGCACACCCCCGAGGCCATGGGCCGCCCGCCGCGGGTGGACGACCACGGGGGAGAGGTCTACGTCTACCGCCGCACCGGGCAGCCCTGCCACGTGTGCACCCGCCCGGTGCGCACCCAGGTCCTCGGCGGGCGCAACCTCTTCTGGTGCGGCCGCTGCCAGCCGGTGTTCCGGTCGCGCGCCCGCGACGGGAGGGCGGCATGA
- a CDS encoding ribose-5-phosphate isomerase, with protein sequence MRVHLGCDHAGLELKSHLIGWLTEHGYEPVDHGPFVYDAVDDYPVFCIRAAEGVKADRDAGLDSLGVVIGGSGNGEQIAANKVKGIRAALAWSEDTASLAREHNDAWVVAVGGRMHSLDEMTRLVEVFLTTSFPGDERHVRRIGQMSDYERTGDLPPLPESAQRAADA encoded by the coding sequence ATGCGCGTGCATCTCGGCTGCGACCATGCCGGCCTCGAGCTCAAGAGCCACCTCATCGGGTGGCTGACCGAGCACGGCTACGAGCCCGTCGACCACGGCCCGTTCGTCTACGACGCCGTCGACGACTACCCGGTCTTCTGCATCCGGGCGGCCGAGGGGGTGAAGGCCGACCGCGACGCCGGCCTCGACAGCCTCGGCGTCGTGATCGGCGGCTCGGGCAACGGCGAGCAGATCGCCGCCAACAAGGTCAAGGGGATCCGCGCCGCGCTCGCGTGGTCGGAGGACACGGCGTCGCTCGCACGCGAGCACAACGACGCGTGGGTCGTCGCGGTCGGCGGCCGGATGCACTCCCTCGACGAGATGACCCGGCTGGTCGAGGTCTTCCTCACCACGTCCTTCCCCGGCGACGAGCGGCACGTACGCCGGATCGGCCAGATGTCCGACTACGAGCGGACGGGCGACCTGCCACCGCTCCCGGAGTCGGCACAGCGGGCGGCTGATGCCTGA
- a CDS encoding NAD(P)H-quinone dehydrogenase, translated as MSSAQTTPPSRVVIIGGGPGGYESALVAAQLGAEVTVVDSDGLGGSAVLTDCVPSKTLIATAELMTDMSEAAELGIESRDHQGDPTTQVHVDLGKVNARVKRLATEQSADIARRLEREKVRVVVGRGRLDGPGTVVADLADGGTETLAADAVLVATGAAPRTLPSAVPDGERILTWEQVYDLTDVPTELIVVGSGVTGAEFASAYLALGIPVTLVSSRDRVLPGEDAEAAQVLEDVLKRRGMNVLSQSRMASVTRDGDVVTVTLADGREVQGSHCILALGSIPNTAGIGLEDAGVITDDGGFIKVDRVSRTSARGVYAAGDCTGVLMLASVAAMQGRIAMWHFLGDAVAPLDLKRVSSNVFTAPEIATVGWSQRAIDAGEIQAETVMLPLRGNPRAKMQGVHDGFVKLFCRPGTGIVVGGVVVGPRASELIHPVSLAVAESLTADQLAQAFTVYPSMSGSIAEAARRLHRV; from the coding sequence ATGTCGAGCGCGCAGACCACGCCCCCGTCCCGCGTCGTGATCATCGGGGGCGGTCCCGGGGGCTACGAGTCCGCGCTGGTCGCCGCTCAGCTCGGCGCCGAGGTGACCGTGGTCGACTCCGACGGGCTGGGCGGCTCGGCGGTGCTCACCGACTGCGTTCCGAGCAAGACGCTGATCGCCACGGCCGAGCTGATGACCGACATGTCGGAGGCGGCGGAGCTGGGCATCGAGAGCCGCGACCACCAGGGCGACCCGACGACGCAGGTGCACGTCGACCTCGGCAAGGTCAACGCGCGGGTGAAGCGGCTCGCCACCGAGCAGTCGGCCGACATCGCCCGCCGGCTCGAGCGCGAGAAGGTCCGCGTCGTCGTGGGCCGGGGGCGCCTCGACGGGCCGGGCACCGTGGTGGCGGACCTGGCCGATGGCGGCACCGAGACGCTCGCCGCGGACGCCGTACTCGTCGCCACCGGTGCCGCGCCGCGCACGCTGCCGAGCGCCGTGCCCGACGGCGAGCGGATCCTGACCTGGGAGCAGGTCTACGACCTCACCGACGTGCCGACCGAGCTGATCGTGGTCGGCTCCGGCGTGACCGGTGCAGAGTTCGCGAGCGCCTACCTCGCGCTCGGCATCCCGGTCACCCTCGTCTCCAGCCGCGACCGGGTGCTGCCGGGGGAGGACGCCGAGGCCGCGCAGGTGCTCGAGGACGTGCTCAAGCGGCGCGGCATGAACGTGCTCTCGCAGTCGCGGATGGCGTCGGTGACCCGCGACGGCGACGTCGTCACCGTGACCCTCGCCGACGGCCGCGAGGTCCAGGGGTCCCACTGCATCCTGGCGCTCGGCTCGATCCCCAACACCGCGGGCATCGGCCTCGAGGACGCCGGCGTCATCACCGACGACGGCGGGTTCATCAAGGTCGACCGGGTGTCGCGCACCTCCGCGCGCGGGGTGTACGCCGCCGGCGACTGCACCGGCGTGCTCATGCTCGCGTCGGTCGCCGCCATGCAGGGCCGGATCGCGATGTGGCACTTCCTCGGCGACGCGGTCGCGCCGCTGGACCTCAAGCGGGTCTCCTCGAACGTCTTCACCGCCCCTGAGATCGCCACGGTCGGCTGGTCGCAGCGCGCGATCGACGCCGGTGAGATCCAGGCCGAGACCGTGATGCTCCCGCTGCGCGGCAACCCGCGCGCCAAGATGCAGGGCGTCCACGACGGCTTCGTGAAGCTCTTCTGCCGCCCCGGCACCGGCATCGTGGTCGGCGGCGTGGTCGTCGGCCCCCGCGCGAGCGAGCTGATCCACCCGGTGTCGCTGGCCGTGGCCGAGTCGCTCACGGCGGACCAGCTGGCGCAGGCGTTCACGGTCTACCCCTCGATGAGCGGGTCGATCGCCGAGGCGGCGCGCCGCCTCCACCGCGTCTGA